The following coding sequences lie in one Brevibacterium marinum genomic window:
- a CDS encoding TetR/AcrR family transcriptional regulator — MSKRDDIISAAIRLAEASPPGQASLSVRAVAKEAGIGASTLRHYFPTQSDLHEAIARGSMDIAVKDFSIADSSLDPAERLFACCAQFLPTHAHRDAQLELWFTMHLSALGPDRRDVSRRLLEYGHDVTYDCLHRWLGILAEEGHIDPAEAGPSAIALFTMLDGLALHSIVTPDRVTVDAALQQLRWLIAKVLEPRS, encoded by the coding sequence ATGTCCAAACGCGATGACATCATCTCGGCAGCGATCCGGCTGGCCGAAGCGTCCCCACCCGGGCAGGCCAGCCTCAGCGTGCGAGCGGTCGCCAAGGAGGCCGGGATCGGCGCCTCGACGCTGCGCCATTACTTTCCCACCCAGTCCGACCTGCATGAAGCGATCGCTCGCGGTTCCATGGACATCGCGGTCAAGGACTTCTCCATCGCCGATTCCAGCCTGGATCCCGCCGAGCGCCTCTTCGCGTGCTGCGCGCAGTTCCTCCCCACACACGCACACCGCGATGCGCAGCTCGAGCTGTGGTTCACGATGCACTTGAGTGCGCTCGGCCCCGATCGGCGTGACGTGTCCCGGCGCCTCCTCGAGTACGGGCACGACGTCACCTACGACTGTCTGCATCGCTGGCTCGGGATACTGGCAGAAGAGGGCCATATCGATCCCGCCGAGGCGGGCCCGTCGGCGATCGCTCTTTTCACGATGCTCGACGGGCTGGCTCTGCACTCGATCGTCACCCCCGACAGGGTGACCGT